The Gadus macrocephalus chromosome 21, ASM3116895v1 genome has a segment encoding these proteins:
- the tmem244 gene encoding transmembrane protein 244: MLLDYCCRCFGITLKRHGPLSLKTTPGDTWVVLQNLLMCMVSFYSLYYIAVSLCIGLLRVHEIDSLLAPFDYTTQPSWQNPKYLVSVISMEVTYILAGLVFAWIVEEWVWDYAITVTLVHIAMTVAVMSDFPSSAEHWWIALGSGLVMMIFGGQLLAYRLFRSNFVHPEELLNF; the protein is encoded by the exons ATGTTGTTGGATTATTGTTGTCGTTGCTTTGGAATCACACTGAAACGCCATGGACCCTTATCCCTCAAAACGACCCCGGGCGACACTTGG gtTGTTCTCCAGAACCTTCTCATGTGCATGGTGTCATTCTACTCCCTCTACTACATCGCTGTCAGTCTCTGCATTGGCCtgctcag GGTTCATGAGATCGACAGCTTGTTGGCTCCGTTTGATTACACAACACAACCATCATGGCAGAACCCCAAATACCTGG tcagtGTTATTTCCATGGAGGTCACCTATATCCTGGCAGGTCTGGTGTTTGCCTGGATTGTAGAGGAGTGGGTATGGGACTACGCCATAACGGTCACACTAGTGCACATCGCCATGACCGTAGCAG TGATGTCAGACTTCCCTTCTTCTGCCGAACACTGGTGGATCGCCCTAG GTTCAGGCTTGGTGATGATGATATTTGGGGGACAGCTCCTAGCATACCGACTCTTCAGAAGTAACTTTGTTCATCCAGAAGAGCTGCTAAACTTTTAA
- the fkbp6 gene encoding inactive peptidyl-prolyl cis-trans isomerase FKBP6 isoform X2, protein MVLQEKTIGPFGCLALRMEDIMDDGGIRKEVVQPGEGPPIPREASVLIRYSAFLEYADQPFDTNSNVKYPRLMTLGRDVTLAGLELGLLTMKKGEFSRFLLQPQFAFGEMGCPPLIPPAAQILYEVQVMEFFDSAQAKDFLALEPDAQNALPLSLLSNVVNTLRNLGNRSFKQGRHDSAKDRYKQAMAALMTRLTQKVDEKEVKALLLPVYLNLALTELRLESPQKALKYTNRALEIDPHNTKALFRSGQAYMDKHEYEEAHNVLIMAQAKKPFDCDINGLLMKAAICYKKGLDQQTEVYSRMFQALRT, encoded by the exons ATGGTCTTGCAAGAAAAAACAATT GGACCCTTTGGTTGCTTGGCTCTGCGAATGGAGGATATCATGGATGATGGAGGGATTCGCAAAGAAGTGGTACAACCTGGAGAAGGCCCACCTATACCCAGAGAAGCTTCAGTATTGA TCCGTTACTCAGCATTTCTGGAGTATGCGGACCAGCCCTTTGATACCAACAGCAACGTCAAGTACCCACGGCTGATGACGCTAGGGCGAG ACGTCACCCTGGCTGGCTTGGAGCTGGGTCTATTGACCATGAAGAAGGGGGAGTTCTCCCGCTTCCTCCTCCAGCCACAATTTGCCTTCGGGGAGATGGGTTGcccccctctcatccctcccGCCGCCCAAATTCTGTACGAGGTCCAGGTGATGGAATTCTTCGATTCCGCCCAGGCCAAAGATTTCCTCGCTCTGGAGCCG GATGCTCAGAATGCCCTTCCTCTTTCACTACTCAGCAATGTGGTGAATACGCTTCGCAACTTGGGCAACCGCTCTTTCAAGCAGGGTCGCCATGACAGCGCTAAAGACCGCTATAAACAG GCGATGGCAGCGCTGATGACCAGGCTGACGCAGAAGGTGGACGAGAAGGAGGTAAAGGCCTTGCTGCTGCCCGTCTACCTGAACCTGGCTCTGACCGAGCTCCGTCTCGAGAGTCCTCAGAAAGCTCTGAAGTATACAAACCGGGCCCTGGAGATAGATCCCCACAACACCAAAGCCCTGTTCCGCAGTGGGCAG GCCTACATGGACAAGCATGAGTACGAGGAAGCCCATAATGTCCTCATCATGGCTCAAGCTAAGAAACCCTTTGACTGTGACATTAACGGCCTGCTGATGAAGGCGGCCAT ATGCTATAAAAAGGGCCTGGATCAGCAAACGGAGGTGTACTCCAGGATGTTTCAGGCATTGAGGACCTGA
- the fkbp6 gene encoding inactive peptidyl-prolyl cis-trans isomerase FKBP6 isoform X1, producing the protein MHSANLNQRNTTTEGPFGCLALRMEDIMDDGGIRKEVVQPGEGPPIPREASVLIRYSAFLEYADQPFDTNSNVKYPRLMTLGRDVTLAGLELGLLTMKKGEFSRFLLQPQFAFGEMGCPPLIPPAAQILYEVQVMEFFDSAQAKDFLALEPDAQNALPLSLLSNVVNTLRNLGNRSFKQGRHDSAKDRYKQAMAALMTRLTQKVDEKEVKALLLPVYLNLALTELRLESPQKALKYTNRALEIDPHNTKALFRSGQAYMDKHEYEEAHNVLIMAQAKKPFDCDINGLLMKAAICYKKGLDQQTEVYSRMFQALRT; encoded by the exons ATGCATTCGGCCAACCTTAATCAGCGAAATACAACCACCGAG GGACCCTTTGGTTGCTTGGCTCTGCGAATGGAGGATATCATGGATGATGGAGGGATTCGCAAAGAAGTGGTACAACCTGGAGAAGGCCCACCTATACCCAGAGAAGCTTCAGTATTGA TCCGTTACTCAGCATTTCTGGAGTATGCGGACCAGCCCTTTGATACCAACAGCAACGTCAAGTACCCACGGCTGATGACGCTAGGGCGAG ACGTCACCCTGGCTGGCTTGGAGCTGGGTCTATTGACCATGAAGAAGGGGGAGTTCTCCCGCTTCCTCCTCCAGCCACAATTTGCCTTCGGGGAGATGGGTTGcccccctctcatccctcccGCCGCCCAAATTCTGTACGAGGTCCAGGTGATGGAATTCTTCGATTCCGCCCAGGCCAAAGATTTCCTCGCTCTGGAGCCG GATGCTCAGAATGCCCTTCCTCTTTCACTACTCAGCAATGTGGTGAATACGCTTCGCAACTTGGGCAACCGCTCTTTCAAGCAGGGTCGCCATGACAGCGCTAAAGACCGCTATAAACAG GCGATGGCAGCGCTGATGACCAGGCTGACGCAGAAGGTGGACGAGAAGGAGGTAAAGGCCTTGCTGCTGCCCGTCTACCTGAACCTGGCTCTGACCGAGCTCCGTCTCGAGAGTCCTCAGAAAGCTCTGAAGTATACAAACCGGGCCCTGGAGATAGATCCCCACAACACCAAAGCCCTGTTCCGCAGTGGGCAG GCCTACATGGACAAGCATGAGTACGAGGAAGCCCATAATGTCCTCATCATGGCTCAAGCTAAGAAACCCTTTGACTGTGACATTAACGGCCTGCTGATGAAGGCGGCCAT ATGCTATAAAAAGGGCCTGGATCAGCAAACGGAGGTGTACTCCAGGATGTTTCAGGCATTGAGGACCTGA
- the arhgap18 gene encoding LOW QUALITY PROTEIN: rho GTPase-activating protein 18 (The sequence of the model RefSeq protein was modified relative to this genomic sequence to represent the inferred CDS: substituted 1 base at 1 genomic stop codon): MSRQQQESQGVVLTSYHSNTELLPKSGIIAADPDPMHPSRRMGHYSVQQNNVSEHGLKATSGAAQPPSQQASPVCTRYPKTHPGSSPRSDASPRPRPGSHPAYQRCNSQDSLGELAMDDYWKEVENISCSGGGDGGGTGKGESGGEVQEDDQQKVPEEGESEEAWLAEAGLTGLFDDSLTPDQDQEEDSAVFLSTLTRAQAAAVERRVVSLQTLKRRNRQHAPDVRDIFRAPETHAPAKAXKSENQEKDVAFNETETEWNDKLSFSEQALDYKEHSQRLKVMSSPKPLHSPDDKLPNFKLIQDKTGQTRIGDLSSLDMKKVRRLVLIEMTALFDTCGIDPKSHKAVKVKAKESGLFGVPLATLLDQDQRRLPGTRVPLILQRLISHIEEEGLNTEGLLRIPGAATRVKSVCQDLESGFYEGVFPWQQLKQHDAASLLKKFIRDLPHPLLTVKYLNAFIAVDKLPTRKQQLHALNLLVLLLPETNRDTLKVLVEFFQRVIDRQAQNKMTLNNVSVVMAPNMFMFKGYRSKVTGQQEISMATSTANIVRQLIRYQRLLWTIPKFILTQVRQQNTENQQKLNREGAVRKLLKKIAIDRPTEKAVNEEGSVGFIRVQAPQFNKVSMAVQLTEELQAADVLTRFLSQDRSVPVKRENLCLYEIGGNLKERCLNEATYMKDLFQLNPAAEWVIKTVQR; encoded by the exons ATGAGTCGTCAGCAGCAGGAGTCCCAGGGAGTGGTTTTGACGAGTTACCATAGCAACACCGAACTACTGCCGAAAAGCGGAATAATTGCAGCGGACCCCGACCCAATGCATCCGAG CCGCAGGATGGGGCACTACAGTGTGCAACAGAACAACGTGTCCGAACATGGCCTCAAAGCCACCAGCGGTGCCGCCCAACCTCCGTCGCAACAGGCCAGCCCCGTCTGCACCCGCTACCCCAAAACACATCCCGGCAGCAGCCCCAGGTCTGACGCCAGCCCCAGGCCCCGGCCTGGCTCCCATCCGGCCTACCAGCGCTGCAACTCCCAG GACTCTCTGGGCGAGCTTGCGATGGACGACTActggaaggaggtggagaacaTCTCCTGCTCtgggggaggtgatgggggaggcACGGGGAAGGGGGAGTCTGGGGGAGAGGTCCAAGAGGACGACCAGCAGAAAGTTCCAGAAG AGGGAGAGTCGGAAGAGGCGTGGCTAGCAGAGGCGGGACTTACGGGACTGTTTGATGATTCGCTGACTCCGGACCAGGATCAG GAAGAGGACAGCGCCGTCTTCCTGTCCACGCTGACCCGGGCCCAGGCGGCGGCCGTGGAGCGCCGCGTGGTCTCGCTGCAGACGCTGAAGCGACGCAACCGTCAGCACGCCCCCGACGTCAGGGACATCTTCAGAGCCCCAGAGACGCACGCGCCCGCTAAGGCAT AGAAGAGTGAGAACCAAGAAAAAGATGTGGCTTTTAATG AGACGGAGACCGAATGGAATGACAAGTTATCCTTCTCAGAGCAGGCACTCGACTACAAGGAGCACAGTCAAAGGTTAAAGGTCATGTCCAGTCCAAAACCTCTGCACTCACCTGATGACAAACTACCg AACTTCAAGTTGATTCAGGATAAGACGGGCCAGACCCGAATAGGAGACCTTTCTTCACTGGATATGAAAAAG GTGCGACGGTTGGTGCTTATTGAGATGACAGCCCTCTTTGACACTTGTGGGATAGACCCCAAATCCCACAAAGCTGTTAAAGTCAAGGCTAAAG AGAGCGGTCTTTTCGGCGTCCCCCTCGCCACCCTGCTGGATCAGGACCAGAGGCGGCTGCCTGGGACCAGGGTGCCTCTCATACTGCAGAGG TTAATCAGTCATAtcgaggaggaggggctgaacACGGAGGGGTTACTACGGATCCCCGGAGCGGCCACTAGAGTCAAG TCAGTGTGCCAGGATCTGGAGTCTGGTTTCTACGAAGGCGTGTTTCCCTGGCAACAGCTGAAACAGCACGACGCCGCTAGCCTTCTGAAGAAGTTCATCCGGGATCTTCCTCATCCCCTGCTGACCGTCAAGTACCTCAACGCCTTCATCGCTGTCGACA AGCTCCCAACAAGGAAGCAACAGCTGCATGCCTTAAACCTGCTGGTTCTACTTCTGCCCGAGACCAACCGAGATACCCTGAAG GTGTTGGTGGAGTTTTTCCAACGGGTGATCGACCGTCAGGCCCAGAACAAGATGACACTCAACAACGTCTCCGTCGTCATGGCGCCCAACATGTTCATGTTCAAAGGGTACCGCTCCAAGGTTACCGGACAGCAGGAGATTTCCATGGCAACAAGCACTGCTAATATTGTGCGGCAGCTGATCAGATACCAGAGACTTCTGTGGACA ATCCCCAAGTTCATCCTGACGCAGGTCCGTCAACAGAACACGGAGAACCAGCAGAAGTTGAACAGGGAGGGGGCGGTGAGGAAGCTTCTGAAGAAGATCGCCATCGACAGACCTACCGAGAAGGCCGTTAATGAG GAGGGTTCAGTTGGTTTTATCCGGGTCCAGGCGCCACAGTTCAACAAAGTCTCCATGGCGGTCCAGCTCACAGAAGAGTTACAGGCTGCTGACGTGCTCACAAGGTTCCTGAGCCAGGACCG TTCAGTGCCTGTGAAGCGGGAAAATTTGTGTCTCTACGAGATTGGTGGGAATCTCA AGGAGCGGTGTCTGAACGAGGCGACGTACATGAAGGACCTCTTCCAGCTGAACCCCGCAGCAGAGTGGGTCATCAAGACTGTGCAGCGGTGA